One Leptolyngbya sp. SIO1E4 genomic window, AGTAACGGCCTTTGAGTTCCATTAAGACTTCATGAGTCCCCTGCTCAACTGCAGCCCCTTTATCCATCACCAAGATTTTGTCAGAGTTTTGAATTGTGCTGAGACGATGGGTAATAAAGAAGACCGTTCGTCCCTTAGCCCAAGCCTTGAGGTTGTTACATACTTGTTTTTCAGTGTCGTAATCTAGGGCGCTGGTCGCTTCGTCCAGGATGAGAAGACGCGGGTTGTGCAGAATTGTGCGGGCGATCGCGACCCGTTGCCGCTGTCCCCCCGACAAAGAAGCGCCGCGCTCCCCAACGCGGGTGTTGTAACCCAGGGGCAAATCCATAATGAATTCGTGGGCGCAGGCAATTTTGGCAGCTTCAATAATGGCCTCTGTGTCGGCATCGGGGCGTGTCAGCGAGATGTTTTCTTGGACAGTGCCTTCAAACAGCAGGCTATCTTGAGGCACAATGCCGACTTGCTGGCGCAGGGAGTACAGCTCTACTTTGCCGATGTCGTACTTGTCGATGAGGATGCGACCCGATTCCACTTCGTAGAGGCGGGGTAGCAGTTTCATCAAGGTGCTTTTGCCCGATCCACTCTGCCCCACAATGCCGACAAATTCCCCCGCTGGAAACTCCAGCGAAATATTGGCGAGCTGCAAAGGGCCTGATGGCGCAAACCGGAAAGCGACATTTTCGTAGCGAACGTGCCCTTGAATATCCGGCATTTGAATCTGATTCCGTCCCTGTTCTTCCGCTTCACGGGGATGATCCAAAATGTCGCTTAAACGCTCTAGAGACAGCGCCGTCTCTTGGAAGTTTTGCCACAGTTGAGCTAATCGCAGGAGCGGTGCCGTGACATACCCTGAAATGATGCGAAAGGCGATGAGCTGACCCAAACTCAACTCACCCTGTAAGACCAAATAGGCCCCCACCCACAGCACTAGCAGGGCAGACAGTTTATTGAGGAAGTTGCTGGCGGCACCTGCCGTGGTGGACGTCAGCACTGTATTAAACCCAGCGCTGACATAGCTGGCATAGCGCTCTTGCCATTGCCAGCGGGTACGCAGCTCAATATTCTGCGCTTTCACAGTTTGGATGCCAGAGAGCGCCTCCACTAAGTAAGACTGGGTAGCAGCGTTGCGCTCGGCCTTCACCCGTAGCTGGCGACGCACAATGGGAGACACCAAAACCGTTAAGCCGACAAACAAGGGAATAGCTGCCAAGGCGACCAGGGTCAGCAGCCAACTGTAGACAAACATGACGACAATGTAGAGCACGGAAAATATTGCGTCTAACACCACGGTTAGGGCAGTGCCAGTTAGGAACTGGCGAATATTTTCGAGCTCATTGACCCGGCTAGACAGCTCTCCTACGGGACGGCGATCAAAATATCGCAGAGGGAGCCGCAAGAGATGATCGATAATTTCTGAACCCAGGGCCATATCGATGCGGTTTGTGGTGTCTACGAACAGGTACGTTCGCAAGGCACTCAAAACCGCTTCGAAAATCGCCACAATAATCAGGAAAACTCCTAGAACCTGAAGCGTGTCGATACTGTTTTGAACAATGACTCGGTCGATGATGACCTGCACCATCAATGGGTTAGCCAGGCCAAATAGCTGCACGAAAAAGGAGGCCAGCAGAACCTCAAACAGGACCCAGCGATATTTCTTGAGAGAAGGAATAAACCAGCTCAGCCCAAACCGCTGCTGGGGGGTTTCTCGGGTCTTCTCCAGGAGCAGAACTTCTCCTTCTGAGCCCCAGGTTTCTTCGAATGCAAGGGGCGTTCGCTGGATAATCCCCGTCTCTGGGACGGCGAGAATACGCGTTTTAGCATTGGTCTCATAGAGAACGGCGAACCCCTCTTGCCAGGCAATCAGAGCGGGGGTGGGGAGGCGACCGATGGCACTGGCAGGTACTTTGGTCATCTGGGTTTTGAGGCCCATGAATTCTGCCACCTTACCCGCTAGTGGTAGCGACAACTGCCCTAAGCGATCGCGCTGGTTGGTCAGAATGCGGCGGATAATGTCTCGCCGGAACGGCATGCTAAAGTGCTGGCTGACCATTTCCAGACAGGCCAGCATCCCCTCCACATCTCCCCGCCCTCGCACAAAAGGATAGTCATCGGTGGGTTCCGTGGTTTCGGGTTCTGGCTCGGGCAGATGTTCTGGCGCGTAGGGAATATTGGCTTGTTCGGTCACAACCGGGGCAGCAGGCCCATCTTGCTCAACAGAGGGTTCCGCCGCAGGCAGTGCTGGGAGGTCTGGCAGATTGGTGAGCCCAATCAAGCGAGCGCCCTGGGGGCTAATAACTTCGACCTCATCTCCTGCCCACTCTAAATTGAGGCGACTGCCCATCGGTTGATTAATGATGGTGCCGCTGCTAACAAACCAGGTCAGCGGCCCCGTAGTTCGGCTTTTCTGAGGCAGGTCTAAGCGTTTTTTGCCGTAGGGGAGATAGCGGACAACCCCGGTTTCATAAGCTTGACGGGTGAGCTGAGCTAAATCCCCGAAATCAACGGCCTGATCCTTGACTTGACGAGCGAGTAAATCAAACACCTCTGCCAGGTAAAGCTGATCGCGCACGCTTTTACCAAAGGCTGGATGCTCATCTAAGGCTTGCTGGAAAGCAATGCTGGAGAGTTGCAGGCCAACGACCTCAGTCGAGGCGATCGCAATTTCACAGGGGGCCCCTCGTAATAACCCGACCAGGCCCAACAAAGCCCCTTCTTCTACCAGGCTGAGGGTAATTGCTTTGGCGGTGCGGGGGTCTTCTCCCAACAGACGCGCTTGCCCCTCTAAAATGACGACCAGTTGGGGCAACGCTTCAGGGCGCACAATCGGTTGCCCAATGCGATACCTCAAGAATTGGCTGCCTTGGGTGAGTGTTGCCAGCGTCGACGCAGGGAGCTGGTCAAACGGGGCTATGTGTGCCAGTGACGTCTTTGGGGACTGGAAAGATGCCGTCATACCCTTGCTTTCCGTTATTTTATTTGGCTTCTGACAGTAGAGTTTGCCCAAATTAATGCGCTTCTGCAGCGCATTAACCAACCCTGAAACAATTTGCTGGTCGATAATGGCCCATACAGGTCGCTGCCGCCTGTATGGACACAACTAACCCTGGCTAACAGAGGATTGAAAGATAGCGGCTGTTAGCCTGACGCCCGACACAGGTCAAATCTTTCTCAGTGTAGTTCAAGACCTCAGGTATCTCGAAGGGAGCCAGGGCACTGTGGCAAGACTTCAAATAAATTTAACTGTTCGTGATGAACGGTCTGGGAATTCATGTGCGCCCAGCAAATTCTAGATGTATCCTTAGTCGAACAACACGTTTCAGGGTTAAATCTGCAATGGCTGAGGAGAGTCTGTCCCCGGTAATCGCTGTTAAGCCTGTCAGCATCATCCTGCAAGTGGTTGAGGGTAGCTTGAGCGTCGAAGATCGCGATCGCGCCGTCCAAGGATTGTGGGATCGTCTGATTCAGTTAGAGATTACTCCAACCGCTAATATGACGCCTTTGGTGGACAGTCGTCATTCAGATCACCATGCGGGACTGCAAGTCTTGTTGCGTGAGCCAGAACGGGTTTCAACCTTGGTGCAGGGGGTGAGCGATCGCCTCGCGGAAGCTCCGGTTGAGATCCGACTGCTGATTGCCTTAGGCCAAATACAGGTGCAAATTCAGACCAAATATGCGGAGCGGCTGCTGGGCCTGTTGCCAGCCTTAGATACCTTGCTTCCAGCCCGTCAGCTGTTTCAAGCGAGGGCTGAAACCTATGCGCTGCGGGGGGGAGAACTATCGCCTGTAGAGCAGGCCAATTTAGAGCTATTGCGCCATCGCTTGAATCTGTCTCCCGAAATGGCTGAAAGCATTATTGCCCGTGCTTTAGGACCCTATTTAGACCGTCAGGCCAAGCTGCAGAAATATCGGGAAGTGCTGAATGCGGAGCTAGACCGCCAATCGCCCTTGAGCGATATGACTTGGGCAGAGTTGCGGAAACTGTATCAGGCCCTCGGGTTGGCCTACGAAGATGTTGCCCCCATTGATCAAGAATACATTGCTCGGATTCAAGCAGAAGTCACTCGCCTACAGCAGCAAGAGGAGATGACCCGCTTACAGGAAGCGACTCGCCTGCAGGAAGAGGAGGTTCAGCGGGAAATCGAAGTTCAGCAAGATAAGGCTGACAATTACCGTCAAGAATTTCGTACCGCGATTGCCAAGACCCTTTACCCCAGTGAGTTTGACCGAGGCCGGTTAGAACAGGCCCGCCGCCTCTGGGAGTTAGACCCAGACGAGGTACGGGCGATCGAGCGCGAAGTGACGGATGAGCGCTATGGCCCCATTGAGTCGAAATCTCGGCTGGACTATTCACGGCTGAGACAGTTGCTCTGGCTTAACCAATGGGAACCTGCAGATCAAGAAACTGAGCGCTTAATTCTGACGGCTTTGAGCCATGACATGCATCCCTTAGATGGCAATGCCATTCTGCGGTTGAACTGTGTAGATATCCAGACTATTGATGCCCTGTGGGCACTATACAGTCGGAGAAAGTTTGGATTTAGAGCCCAACAGCAGGTATATCTGCAGCGCGACAACCGTGCCGATGACTTTCTAGTTGCTGTTGGCTGGCAAGATTCTGTGGGGCTGGGCAACGTTAACCTGTTAACCCGGCGCAAACCCTACCGTGACCTGCAGTTTAGTCTGGACGCTCCAGCCGGGCATCTACCAACCTGGCGATGGGC contains:
- a CDS encoding peptidase domain-containing ABC transporter; translated protein: MTASFQSPKTSLAHIAPFDQLPASTLATLTQGSQFLRYRIGQPIVRPEALPQLVVILEGQARLLGEDPRTAKAITLSLVEEGALLGLVGLLRGAPCEIAIASTEVVGLQLSSIAFQQALDEHPAFGKSVRDQLYLAEVFDLLARQVKDQAVDFGDLAQLTRQAYETGVVRYLPYGKKRLDLPQKSRTTGPLTWFVSSGTIINQPMGSRLNLEWAGDEVEVISPQGARLIGLTNLPDLPALPAAEPSVEQDGPAAPVVTEQANIPYAPEHLPEPEPETTEPTDDYPFVRGRGDVEGMLACLEMVSQHFSMPFRRDIIRRILTNQRDRLGQLSLPLAGKVAEFMGLKTQMTKVPASAIGRLPTPALIAWQEGFAVLYETNAKTRILAVPETGIIQRTPLAFEETWGSEGEVLLLEKTRETPQQRFGLSWFIPSLKKYRWVLFEVLLASFFVQLFGLANPLMVQVIIDRVIVQNSIDTLQVLGVFLIIVAIFEAVLSALRTYLFVDTTNRIDMALGSEIIDHLLRLPLRYFDRRPVGELSSRVNELENIRQFLTGTALTVVLDAIFSVLYIVVMFVYSWLLTLVALAAIPLFVGLTVLVSPIVRRQLRVKAERNAATQSYLVEALSGIQTVKAQNIELRTRWQWQERYASYVSAGFNTVLTSTTAGAASNFLNKLSALLVLWVGAYLVLQGELSLGQLIAFRIISGYVTAPLLRLAQLWQNFQETALSLERLSDILDHPREAEEQGRNQIQMPDIQGHVRYENVAFRFAPSGPLQLANISLEFPAGEFVGIVGQSGSGKSTLMKLLPRLYEVESGRILIDKYDIGKVELYSLRQQVGIVPQDSLLFEGTVQENISLTRPDADTEAIIEAAKIACAHEFIMDLPLGYNTRVGERGASLSGGQRQRVAIARTILHNPRLLILDEATSALDYDTEKQVCNNLKAWAKGRTVFFITHRLSTIQNSDKILVMDKGAAVEQGTHEVLMELKGRYCTLFQQQLSTPE
- a CDS encoding GUN4 domain-containing protein, giving the protein MAEESLSPVIAVKPVSIILQVVEGSLSVEDRDRAVQGLWDRLIQLEITPTANMTPLVDSRHSDHHAGLQVLLREPERVSTLVQGVSDRLAEAPVEIRLLIALGQIQVQIQTKYAERLLGLLPALDTLLPARQLFQARAETYALRGGELSPVEQANLELLRHRLNLSPEMAESIIARALGPYLDRQAKLQKYREVLNAELDRQSPLSDMTWAELRKLYQALGLAYEDVAPIDQEYIARIQAEVTRLQQQEEMTRLQEATRLQEEEVQREIEVQQDKADNYRQEFRTAIAKTLYPSEFDRGRLEQARRLWELDPDEVRAIEREVTDERYGPIESKSRLDYSRLRQLLWLNQWEPADQETERLILTALSHDMHPLDGNAILRLNCVDIQTIDALWALYSRRKFGFRAQQQVYLQRDNRADDFLVAVGWQDSVGLGNVNLLTRRKPYRDLQFSLDAPAGHLPTWRWAADTLEGAYVVDEEIVDTVFLHLEKCMPTPGLGTALGTPDGGTR